In the genome of Amyelois transitella isolate CPQ chromosome 25, ilAmyTran1.1, whole genome shotgun sequence, one region contains:
- the LOC106142770 gene encoding uncharacterized protein LOC106142770, producing MSHTETDKLADINNKIALIRRVTEKCQFAVTQPVSLANPTVATMIFTDELNENIIKAREKRVAIEMNELSDNCEKQKKKVAAAPITSSGIHDVLYKNYVTYRSIIDQKSIDEELYKYKIYEYQTQILRSKGFVWRKISGNKCILIEDPWVQARRIKYLVDMKKFRDQGRTFAYVEEKVIPADAATLSQFQLGYHYLDWKNQSTVRIAISPQSGLLDFSVNNVSSNSDWLIKDICNHLRPSDVLVLEENLLKEEPLGKPPKPEATKADMIKWLEENNIPCTSTMHRAELYELIQMYSDRFNEKYLTEEIIKSKGIDIAKRPKGWAMLNYFEPIWNISALWQDVGDEGVTEKVTKRIETAVKHNRCGWTKFGDQLAQKEREVFEKDMELEEVVDKLLTMAKFEDMSDFDLPVVSVDDARIEEKCGSKFLKKL from the exons ATGTCTCACACAGAAACTGACAAACTGGCTgacataaacaataaaatcgcTCTCATCAGAAGGGTCACGGAGAAATGTCAGTTCGCTGTCACCCAGCCAGTGTCACTGGCAAATCCAACAGTGGCCACAATGATCTTCACTGACGAACTAAacgaaaacataataaaagcaAGAGAAAAACGTGTAGCGATCGAAATGAACGAACTATCTGATAACtgtgaaaaacaaaagaaaaaagtcgccGCAGCTCCCATAACGAGCTCTGGCATACATGATGTTCTGTACAAGAATTATGTCACATACAGATCGATTATAGATCAGAAATCAATCGATGAAGAGCtctataagtataaaatatatgagtACCAAACGCAAATATTGAGAAGTAAAGGGTTTGTTTGGAGGAAAATAAGTGGTAATAAGTGTATTCTTATTGAAGACCCATGGGTTCAAGCGAGGCGGATTAAATATTTGGTTGATATGAAGAAATTTAGGGACCAAGGGAGGACGTTTGCATACGTTGAAGAAAAG GTGATCCCTGCAGATGCTGCAACCTTATCCCAGTTTCAATTGGGTTATCATTATCTTGACTGGAAAAATCAAAGTACAGTGAGAATTGCAATATCGCCACAATCCGGCTTGTTGGACTTTTCTGTAAATAATGTAAGCAGTAATTCGGACTGGCTCATAAAAGACATCTGCAACCATCTCAGGCCTTCAGATGTTTTGGTTTTAGAGGAGAACCTGCTTAAGGAAGAACCACTTGGAAAGCCTCCTAAACCAGAAGCCACTAAAGCAGATATGATTAAATGGCTAGAAGAGAATAATATACCATGCACTTCTACGATGCACAGAGCTGAATTGTATGAACTTATCCAAATGTACAGTGAtagatttaatgaaaaatatttaactgaggaaattattaaaagtaaaggTATAGACATCGCGAAAAGACCTAAAGGTTGGGCGATGTTGAATTATTTTGAACCAATATGGAATATAAGTGCCCTGTGGCAAGATGTCGGGGACGAAGGTGTCACCGAAAAggttacaaaaagaatagaaacGGCAGTGAAACATAATCGTTGCGGTTGGACCAAATTTGGAGATCAGTTAGCGCAAAAGGAGAGAGAAGTATTTGAAAAAGATATGGAACTAGAGGAAGTGGTAGACAAATTGTTAACTATGGCAAAATTCGAGGATATGTCCGATTTTGATTTACCTGTTGTTTCGGTAGATGACGCCAGGATTGAAGAGAAGTGTGGctcaaaatttttgaaaaagttgTAA
- the LOC132901765 gene encoding uncharacterized protein LOC132901765, which yields MPPKSRFWEFFERLENNEARCRSCHKIIKTCGNTTNLKLHIEKLHSSLLGKNSNEENTVHKTGAKRSFKETFVKPVMPTASTSAEIIAPVSALHENSSVDSDCSFNASDISASSIRTKIFQPTVNQSFRSISEFSENGAKGIRLTNAILFMICKDSQPFQMVENEGFLNLMKAAAPLYKVPSRHTFKKMLENRYEVTQNLFKNKIKGLRSNITLTTDIWTDTMQTRSFLGVTIHFYDEERMAMASVTLGVYELAESHTAEYIGRMLLQTCHEWCIDPEKVSAVVTDGGANVVKAVDISFEKKCHIICFAHLINLDCHLV from the exons ATGCCGCCAAAAAGTCGCTTTTgggaattttttgaaagacttgaaaataatgaagccAGATGTCGGTCTTgccataaaatcataaaaacttGTGGCAATACCACAAATCTTAAGTTGCACATTGAAAAACTGCATAGTTCATTATTAGGAAAAAATAGCAACGAGGAGAACACAGTTCATAAAACAGGCGCCAAGAGATCATTTAAGGAGACATTCGTAAAACCTGTAATGCCAACTGCTTCTACTTCTGCTGAGATAATCGCACCTGTCTCTGCTTTACATGAAAATAGTTCAGTTGATTCTGATTGTAGTTTTAATGCAAGTGACATAAGTGCATCGTCTATTcgcacaaaaatatttcagccGACAGTAAATCAAAGTTTCAGGAGCATATCTGAATTTTCTGAAAATGGAGCTAAAGGAATTCGCCTTACAAATGCTATCTTGTTTATGATTTGCAAAGATTCACAGCCGTTCCAAATGGTTGAAAATGAAGGATTTCTAAACTTAATGAAAGCAGCTGCACCTCTGTATAAAGTCCCATCCAGGCATACTTTCAAGAAAATGCTAGAGAACCGATATGAAGTTACACagaatctttttaaaaataaaatcaaaggcCTACGTAGTAATATTACCCTGACAACCGACATATGGACGGATACCATGCAGACTAGGAGTTTTCTTGGTGTCACTATACACTTTTATGACGAAGAACGTATGGCAATGGCATCAGTCACTCTAGGAGTTTATGAGTTAGCCGAATCACATACTGCTGAATACATTGGAAGAATGCTGTTGCAGACATGTCATGAATGGTGTATAGATCCAGAAAAAGTATCCGCTGTGGTAACTGATGGAGGAGCAAATGTTGTTAAAGCTGTAGATATctcatttgaaaaaaaatgccaTATTATTTGCTTTGCTCACTTAATTAATTTG GATTGTCACTTGGTTTAA
- the LOC106135322 gene encoding uncharacterized protein LOC106135322, which produces MVERFLELRPTINQIVNCHTSAPPMITAKGIEELTEIFEVLRPIEVATKEICGEDYVTSSKVIPITRMLNLKMSNIKTNSSMGQDLKQNIMTEISKRLLPSEHVQILALSTLLDPRFKNIHFQDRIACSKAVKLVKELLTTTTEAEVIEEVMSGSPDPTEEFNLWSEHYKLVNVKNSTPSPHDHEMPSELSYFLKNTVSDLKQDPIQVWNNVIGSTYPKLKIIALKYLSTIATSTPSERLFSKAGSTLYQQRNRLKGSSLSKLLFLQSIDKKYWNM; this is translated from the coding sequence ATGGTGGAAAGATTTTTAGAACTGCGACCAACAATTAATCAAATTGTTAATTGCCATACAAGTGCTCCTCCAATGATAACTGCAAAAGGTATTGAAGAGTTGACTGAAATTTTTGAAGTTTTACGCCCTATAGAAGTTGCTACTAAAGAAATCTGTGGAGAAGACTACGTTACCAGCAGCAAAGTTATTCCCATAACACGAATGCTAAACTTAAAAATGAGCAACATTAAAACAAACAGTTCTATGGGTCAGGATCTTAAGCAGAACATAATGACTGAAATCAGTAAACGCTTGTTACCCTCGGAACATGTTCAAATACTTGCTTTATCTACATTGCTAGACCCAAGGTTCAAAAATATTCACTTTCAAGACCGCATAGCATGTTCGAAAGCAGTCAAATTAGTCAAAGAATTACTAACTACTACAACGGAAGCAGAAGTAATTGAAGAAGTTATGAGTGGTTCGCCAGATCCAACAGAAGAATTTAATTTGTGGAGCGAACATTATAAACTTGTAAATGTCAAAAACTCTACGCCTTCCCCTCATGATCACGAAATGCCTTCCGAGTTAAGctactttttgaaaaatacagTATCTGATCTTAAACAAGATCCTATCCAAGTTTGGAATAATGTCATCGGTTCCACTTAcccgaaattaaaaataatagcgcTGAAATATTTGAGTACTATCGCGACATCAACGCCATCTGAAAGACTGTTTTCAAAAGCTGGCTCTACTCTTTATCAACAAAGAAATAGATTAAAAGGTTCttctttatcaaaattacTCTTCCTGCAgtcaattgataaaaaatattggaatatGTAA